A portion of the Paenibacillus sp. PvR098 genome contains these proteins:
- a CDS encoding LysR family transcriptional regulator: protein MIINIVYLETFLIVCEYGNFTEAAKQLFVPQPTVTNRITFLENEFGQELFARGKSGKRNVKLTRAGELFLPYARQIITSMKLAKQELSHSNYFTIGSSIPLSHPFIYKVIQDLSTLNEHLNVHLTFLESSNVLQALSENDVDIAFTSDLIKDGKYQSHLLGSEEFSLILPARHSLSSYSCLKNFECMKHENLIFFEPYRNNVEALSEISAKKKLFSNQIGIIKNLINHYYGVAFLPPLILNKEINNNEMVCIPLSKEIQLNNINYYLTYNSNNLVNKGILLDQKHWNFPASQEA from the coding sequence TTGATCATTAACATTGTATATCTTGAAACATTTCTGATCGTTTGTGAGTATGGGAATTTTACAGAAGCAGCCAAACAACTTTTCGTTCCACAACCAACGGTAACAAATCGAATAACTTTTTTAGAAAATGAATTCGGTCAAGAGCTTTTTGCAAGAGGAAAATCGGGGAAAAGAAATGTTAAACTTACCCGCGCAGGAGAATTATTTTTACCATACGCTCGACAGATTATTACTTCTATGAAGTTGGCCAAGCAAGAATTAAGTCACTCCAATTACTTTACAATAGGAAGCTCCATTCCTTTAAGCCACCCTTTTATCTATAAAGTAATTCAAGATTTATCTACTCTAAACGAACACTTGAATGTACATCTAACCTTTTTGGAATCATCTAATGTGTTACAAGCATTAAGCGAAAATGATGTTGATATAGCTTTCACATCCGATTTAATCAAGGATGGAAAATATCAAAGTCATTTGCTCGGATCTGAGGAATTCAGTTTAATTCTCCCTGCCCGTCATTCCTTATCTAGTTACTCATGCTTAAAAAATTTCGAATGCATGAAACATGAAAATCTAATCTTTTTTGAACCCTATAGAAATAATGTTGAAGCTCTATCCGAAATAAGTGCCAAGAAGAAGCTTTTCTCAAACCAGATTGGAATTATTAAAAATCTAATTAACCATTATTACGGAGTAGCTTTTTTACCCCCTTTAATACTAAATAAAGAAATTAATAATAATGAAATGGTCTGTATTCCCTTATCCAAAGAAATTCAATTAAATAATATAAACTATTATTTAACTTATAATAGTAATAATTTGGTGAATAAGGGCATCCTTTTAGATCAGAAACACTGGAATTTTCCTGCTAGCCAAGAAGCATGA
- a CDS encoding M20/M25/M40 family metallo-hydrolase, translating into MTDKQTLELIWNQIDENELIELILDLGKIYSPTTHEREVADYVLQWLVKEGITAKEVSLIPERPNILAKIKGSGDGKSLIFNSHMDTAIWHNDPRYREPNDPIYHSAWRDGDWLYGNGVMNDKGQLGTWLIAVKALRKAGVQLKGDLLLSMVSGEIGYEPVDEFQGLDYSGKDMGARYLVTHGGVADYALVAEASNFTIGWVEAGKAFCKVTVYGGKSLYTPYVPRRTRIEESPNAIVQGARFIQALESWANIYEDKYRYECAGGTVIPKISIGGIRGGLPYQVTKTTEVCHIYIDVRMPPGTRPTDIVRELETLLQQSNLEGQVELILYRPGHEAQGTEPLVEAIREAHQSLFGELPGKPPIPTTSMWRDINPFNEVGIPAVFYGPGGGSGGGGNAVLIQDFVNAAKVYAATILNICNQER; encoded by the coding sequence ATGACGGATAAGCAAACCCTCGAGCTCATATGGAATCAGATTGATGAGAATGAACTAATCGAACTAATCCTTGATCTGGGAAAAATTTATAGTCCGACGACACATGAACGGGAGGTTGCGGATTATGTCTTACAATGGTTGGTGAAGGAGGGGATCACGGCCAAGGAAGTGTCTCTCATCCCGGAGCGTCCCAATATTCTTGCCAAAATAAAGGGCAGCGGGGATGGAAAAAGCTTGATTTTTAACAGTCATATGGATACAGCCATCTGGCATAATGACCCGAGGTATCGTGAACCCAATGATCCTATATACCACTCGGCTTGGCGTGATGGGGATTGGCTTTACGGCAATGGAGTAATGAATGATAAGGGGCAGCTGGGTACCTGGCTTATTGCGGTTAAAGCTTTGCGCAAGGCCGGTGTGCAATTAAAGGGTGATTTGCTGCTATCGATGGTCTCGGGTGAGATAGGCTATGAGCCCGTGGATGAGTTTCAAGGACTTGATTACAGCGGAAAAGATATGGGAGCACGTTATCTGGTTACGCACGGAGGTGTAGCCGACTATGCTCTAGTCGCTGAGGCAAGCAATTTCACCATCGGATGGGTGGAGGCGGGCAAGGCTTTCTGCAAAGTGACCGTTTATGGTGGTAAATCCTTATACACACCCTATGTTCCTCGTAGGACAAGAATTGAGGAAAGTCCCAATGCTATCGTACAAGGGGCTCGTTTTATTCAAGCATTGGAATCATGGGCAAATATATACGAGGATAAGTATCGTTACGAATGCGCGGGAGGTACGGTTATCCCTAAAATAAGCATCGGTGGCATTCGTGGAGGTCTGCCTTATCAAGTAACAAAGACAACCGAGGTATGTCATATTTACATTGATGTCCGCATGCCGCCCGGAACGAGACCAACGGATATCGTCCGGGAATTGGAGACCTTGCTGCAGCAATCAAACCTTGAAGGGCAAGTAGAGCTAATCCTTTACCGACCTGGTCATGAGGCTCAAGGAACGGAGCCGTTGGTTGAAGCCATACGCGAAGCCCACCAATCGCTATTTGGCGAACTGCCGGGCAAGCCGCCCATCCCAACGACCAGTATGTGGCGGGACATTAATCCGTTTAATGAAGTGGGCATCCCAGCCGTTTTCTATGGGCCCGGAGGAGGGAGTGGAGGCGGCGGCAACGCTGTTCTGATCCAAGACTTCGTCAATGCCGCCAAGGTTTACGCCGCTACGATATTAAACATTTGTAATCAAGAAAGGTAA
- a CDS encoding carbon monoxide dehydrogenase subunit G — MKVQGEIVVEASQEDVWKALNDPEVLSKATPGCKALIEVEPDSYKAEIVLGIAAVRGEYVAEIQIFEKSAPNRYRLLMKADSKMGFVEGNAVVELIYNEPKTTIRYDGEAKVGGLVAGVGQRILSGIAKMIVKDFFKKIAKESNAKEVN, encoded by the coding sequence ATGAAGGTACAAGGTGAAATCGTGGTTGAAGCTAGTCAGGAAGACGTTTGGAAAGCATTGAATGATCCAGAGGTTCTAAGTAAAGCAACCCCTGGTTGTAAAGCTTTGATAGAAGTAGAACCGGATTCTTATAAGGCGGAGATTGTTCTTGGTATTGCAGCGGTACGTGGTGAATATGTAGCGGAGATTCAAATTTTCGAGAAATCTGCACCGAACCGTTACCGTCTTCTGATGAAGGCCGACAGTAAAATGGGTTTTGTGGAAGGCAATGCCGTTGTTGAATTGATATATAACGAGCCTAAAACAACCATCCGCTACGATGGAGAGGCTAAGGTGGGAGGATTAGTGGCAGGTGTAGGCCAGAGAATCCTGTCGGGAATTGCTAAAATGATCGTAAAGGATTTCTTCAAGAAAATTGCGAAGGAATCAAATGCTAAAGAAGTGAACTAG
- a CDS encoding GntR family transcriptional regulator: MNLSGKVIKETTTMTVYKRLCDFVLNGQFPPGEWIRERQLKELLGVSSTPIREALRMLVQERILESIPHHGVRVKDLSVKEIEDYYQLRAELEGLAAELAAERGNILFFEKMEIIINKEREKDEATYFASERVESNNEFHDLIVEASDNQALKNMLTHLRTGINWIQIRAWNLNKDRHFTTHNQHQKILEALMARDGKVARSRMVEHIWDSVHLILHPSNTEKETKAVELLR, from the coding sequence ATGAATTTATCGGGTAAGGTTATTAAGGAAACGACAACCATGACAGTATATAAGCGATTATGCGATTTTGTACTGAATGGGCAATTTCCACCTGGGGAGTGGATAAGGGAGCGCCAACTTAAGGAATTATTGGGAGTAAGCAGTACACCTATTCGTGAAGCACTGCGAATGCTTGTCCAGGAAAGGATATTAGAATCCATTCCCCATCATGGGGTGCGTGTCAAAGATCTTTCAGTTAAAGAAATAGAAGATTATTATCAACTTCGTGCTGAATTAGAAGGGCTAGCGGCAGAATTGGCGGCCGAACGAGGGAATATATTGTTTTTTGAAAAAATGGAAATTATTATAAATAAAGAAAGAGAAAAAGATGAAGCCACTTATTTTGCTTCCGAGAGGGTTGAATCTAATAATGAATTTCATGATCTTATTGTGGAGGCCAGCGACAACCAAGCTTTAAAGAATATGCTAACCCATCTTCGGACGGGAATTAATTGGATACAAATCAGGGCATGGAATCTCAACAAAGATCGCCATTTCACGACTCATAATCAACACCAGAAGATTTTAGAGGCGCTAATGGCTAGGGATGGGAAAGTAGCCCGTTCTCGCATGGTGGAACATATATGGGACTCGGTGCATTTAATTTTACATCCTTCCAATACTGAAAAGGAAACCAAGGCTGTGGAATTACTTAGATAA
- a CDS encoding (2Fe-2S)-binding protein encodes MTQNNLKNITVTVNGKEHSLSVEPRMLLSDVLRDELGLTGTHVGCEHGICGACTVMMDERPVRSCLVFGVQADQAKILTVEGLSNADDTLHPLQEAFREKHGLQCGFCTPGFLITACHFLEENPHPSREEIREGISGNLCRCTGYQNIVDAVEMAAEMLSKDKKSETDQCTVQAMQP; translated from the coding sequence GTGACACAGAATAACTTAAAAAATATAACAGTTACCGTCAATGGTAAGGAGCATAGCTTATCGGTTGAGCCTAGAATGCTATTGTCTGATGTTCTTCGGGATGAGCTAGGCTTAACGGGAACACATGTGGGCTGTGAGCACGGAATTTGCGGGGCGTGTACGGTGATGATGGACGAGAGGCCTGTGCGGTCATGTCTGGTTTTTGGCGTCCAAGCCGATCAAGCCAAGATCCTAACCGTAGAAGGATTGTCGAATGCGGATGATACCCTTCATCCGCTGCAAGAGGCCTTCAGGGAAAAACACGGTCTGCAGTGTGGATTCTGCACTCCAGGGTTTCTTATAACGGCCTGCCATTTTCTTGAGGAGAATCCTCATCCGAGCCGTGAAGAAATCAGGGAAGGGATTTCAGGGAATCTATGTCGATGTACCGGGTATCAAAATATCGTCGATGCCGTAGAAATGGCAGCAGAGATGCTCAGTAAAGATAAAAAAAGTGAGACAGATCAATGTACTGTACAGGCCATGCAGCCATAA
- a CDS encoding ABC transporter permease subunit: MLKIITNNRYIGFTAFIPLIILWEILGQMELTFMLPPLTDVLKAGLSVWSNERFLSSIQNSLLSLVYGFGLAVVIGLVVGVLMGRYKTAEYMLDIYVNTLMAAPMAALVPILVLIFGLGSQSIVSVVFLYSVFVIIVQTSSGVRHASKALGEMAYSFGANEGQILQKVVLPAALPMIMNGLQLGIGRAVKGLIIGEQLVALVGIGAIIMRYGAAFQVAELYAMILFIGLLGLLLMQGVGFLQRLLIKPSHG, from the coding sequence TTGTTGAAGATAATAACTAATAATCGATATATTGGTTTCACGGCTTTCATCCCACTCATTATTCTCTGGGAGATATTAGGCCAAATGGAACTTACCTTTATGTTACCTCCATTGACTGACGTTCTTAAGGCGGGATTAAGCGTTTGGTCGAACGAGAGATTTCTTAGCTCAATCCAGAACAGTTTATTGAGCCTGGTATATGGATTTGGTTTGGCCGTTGTTATTGGTTTAGTTGTTGGCGTGCTAATGGGTCGTTACAAAACTGCCGAATACATGCTTGACATTTATGTTAACACTTTGATGGCCGCACCTATGGCTGCGCTTGTTCCTATTTTGGTGCTAATCTTTGGTCTTGGAAGTCAAAGTATTGTTTCTGTCGTTTTTCTTTACTCCGTGTTTGTGATTATTGTCCAAACCTCTTCGGGAGTGCGGCATGCAAGCAAAGCCTTAGGTGAGATGGCATATTCATTTGGAGCTAATGAAGGACAAATCCTGCAGAAGGTTGTTTTGCCGGCGGCGCTGCCCATGATCATGAATGGATTGCAGCTGGGTATCGGCCGAGCAGTTAAGGGGCTGATTATCGGTGAACAACTAGTTGCACTTGTAGGCATAGGGGCCATTATTATGCGATATGGAGCGGCCTTTCAAGTGGCGGAGTTATACGCGATGATTTTATTTATCGGACTATTAGGTCTATTGCTTATGCAAGGAGTTGGATTTCTACAACGATTATTGATTAAGCCTTCCCATGGATAG
- a CDS encoding ABC transporter substrate-binding protein translates to MLMAFRKKGLFLYLLLVCIMLAVTACGKENTTASESSGNNASSAGSEASQEKMNVKIAYGVDTSFSLLPSLVAWDMLKEKGVDVTTDFLAKPNLSVQSVVQGGHHISAGNSPTNYISAADGGASMKMFWEEIGMSWLLVASPEIQNIKDLEGKRIAVHSETSTTNAIYEWLVKTYELKDTKKMIIPGSEVRAQAVINGQTDATLIELSDFIAVENSNPGKIHDVFSFAKEYPEIINIGMAVDSKWAANHPETMELVVTTLAEASKKINNDPEFAVQQGKKYFPDIEPAIVEATIRSFIENGIWDTTGGLTEESTKKSMEFFIETGTVKVDPAALDLSKYFDFDALKVLTP, encoded by the coding sequence ATGTTGATGGCTTTTAGGAAAAAAGGGTTGTTCCTGTATTTATTGTTAGTATGTATTATGTTAGCTGTTACAGCGTGCGGGAAAGAAAATACTACGGCATCCGAAAGTTCGGGAAATAATGCATCATCTGCTGGCTCGGAAGCGAGTCAAGAGAAGATGAATGTTAAAATTGCTTACGGTGTTGATACATCTTTTTCTCTCCTGCCTTCATTAGTTGCATGGGATATGCTTAAAGAAAAAGGGGTTGACGTAACAACCGACTTTTTAGCTAAGCCGAATTTATCTGTACAATCTGTCGTCCAGGGAGGGCATCATATTTCGGCAGGAAACAGCCCCACGAATTATATTTCGGCGGCTGACGGCGGAGCATCCATGAAAATGTTCTGGGAAGAAATAGGGATGTCCTGGTTATTGGTAGCGTCGCCTGAAATACAAAATATTAAGGATCTAGAAGGTAAACGAATCGCGGTCCACAGTGAAACTTCAACAACTAACGCCATCTATGAATGGCTTGTAAAGACCTATGAGTTAAAAGATACTAAAAAAATGATTATTCCGGGCAGCGAGGTACGGGCGCAAGCTGTAATCAACGGACAAACGGATGCGACGCTAATCGAGCTTTCTGATTTTATTGCAGTTGAAAATTCAAATCCTGGCAAGATTCATGACGTATTTTCATTCGCTAAAGAATATCCGGAAATCATTAATATTGGCATGGCGGTAGATAGCAAATGGGCTGCAAATCATCCCGAGACGATGGAGCTGGTAGTAACAACGTTAGCGGAAGCCTCTAAAAAAATTAATAACGATCCGGAATTCGCTGTTCAACAGGGGAAAAAGTATTTTCCGGATATTGAACCGGCAATTGTTGAAGCAACGATTCGCAGCTTTATCGAGAATGGAATTTGGGACACGACAGGCGGACTTACAGAAGAATCAACTAAGAAAAGTATGGAGTTTTTCATTGAAACCGGAACAGTAAAAGTGGACCCGGCAGCCCTTGATTTATCCAAATATTTCGACTTCGATGCATTGAAAGTATTGACTCCATAA
- a CDS encoding ABC transporter permease translates to MKSPSSAETTVKQTGRRLNPSPRFVTNPKISLTGQSWYPTMIRICSVILFFAIWEVYGRFQNPLTFAPASSVIVSLFEMMGTAELWISFGQTFSTFLVGLIVALFIAIPLGLLMGQFRQIGEVMRVYMMFLIVLPMSALVPIVTMIFGIDVLSRIVTVILFAAPEVVMSTYAAVKRLERSYVELGRSFCATSWQMFSKIIFQASLPGIMAGVKLGTARALVGMIVAEMLIVSVGLGRILDNYAAQFLAPKLFATVLLMLVISVLILQAVQLVERKLLHWKR, encoded by the coding sequence TTGAAATCACCATCATCAGCGGAAACAACTGTAAAACAAACAGGCCGAAGGCTTAATCCTTCTCCTCGCTTTGTCACGAATCCTAAAATATCGCTTACTGGACAAAGCTGGTATCCGACTATGATAAGAATTTGTTCCGTCATTTTATTTTTTGCCATTTGGGAAGTATACGGCAGATTCCAAAATCCGTTAACGTTTGCTCCTGCCAGTTCGGTCATTGTGAGTTTATTTGAAATGATGGGAACAGCCGAGCTATGGATTTCCTTTGGCCAGACCTTTTCAACCTTTCTTGTAGGTTTAATTGTTGCATTGTTCATCGCAATTCCTTTGGGACTTCTGATGGGACAGTTCAGGCAGATTGGGGAGGTTATGAGAGTCTATATGATGTTTCTCATTGTCTTGCCGATGTCCGCATTAGTACCGATTGTAACGATGATTTTTGGAATTGATGTTTTGTCGCGTATCGTAACTGTCATTTTGTTTGCGGCTCCTGAAGTTGTAATGAGCACTTATGCTGCGGTGAAGAGACTAGAGCGTTCCTATGTGGAACTAGGTCGATCCTTCTGTGCTACGTCTTGGCAAATGTTCAGCAAGATCATCTTTCAAGCATCTCTGCCGGGAATCATGGCGGGGGTCAAATTGGGAACGGCTCGTGCACTAGTAGGTATGATTGTAGCTGAAATGCTTATCGTTTCGGTAGGATTGGGGCGTATCCTTGACAATTACGCAGCGCAATTCTTGGCACCGAAGCTTTTTGCGACCGTCCTGCTTATGTTGGTAATCAGTGTTCTCATTCTACAGGCTGTTCAACTGGTGGAACGTAAGCTGCTTCATTGGAAACGCTAA
- a CDS encoding XdhC/CoxI family protein, whose translation MNDSYRILKTMKENKGIRFALATIIRVDGSAYRREGAKMLFGEDGRRYGTISAGCLEEDLIHHAQEVIKFNTSKSVTYDLKSTDDFSWGQSAGCDGEIEVYIEAIVWEQDEWNHCTPVWSLIDRLLEGGKRIVSAKCVKGKDNQGTQFLYSHDGEMIWGKQDSNLNQNQKLVPYVKEILENRRNTKLIHIFDLESDFLFELFTPKESLYVFGAGPDAEPLVKLASSVDFSVTVIDPRSSRCTEENFPTADHRIIEHPETYLASTRLPSQSFVLVMTHNFNWDQKILQHFLHCPPAYLGVLGPRRRTERLIINKSLPDMIHSPIGINIGAEGPEEISISVMAELIQERNLSRKQKELNWV comes from the coding sequence ATGAATGATTCTTATAGAATATTAAAAACAATGAAAGAAAATAAGGGAATAAGGTTTGCTTTGGCCACTATTATTCGCGTCGATGGGTCAGCCTACCGACGCGAAGGCGCAAAAATGCTGTTCGGCGAAGATGGAAGACGCTATGGGACAATTAGTGCTGGATGTCTGGAAGAGGATTTAATTCATCACGCACAAGAAGTCATAAAATTCAATACATCTAAAAGCGTTACTTATGATTTGAAATCAACAGACGATTTTTCTTGGGGGCAAAGTGCGGGATGCGATGGGGAGATAGAGGTATATATTGAAGCTATCGTATGGGAACAGGATGAATGGAATCATTGCACACCGGTGTGGTCTCTGATAGATCGATTATTAGAGGGAGGTAAAAGAATTGTTTCTGCAAAGTGTGTGAAAGGAAAAGATAACCAAGGGACTCAATTTCTTTATTCCCATGATGGAGAAATGATATGGGGGAAACAGGACAGCAACCTAAATCAAAATCAAAAACTTGTTCCCTATGTAAAAGAGATTCTTGAAAATAGAAGAAACACCAAATTGATTCATATTTTTGATCTTGAAAGCGACTTTTTGTTCGAACTATTTACCCCGAAAGAATCACTGTACGTTTTTGGAGCGGGCCCTGATGCTGAACCATTGGTTAAATTAGCCTCCTCGGTGGATTTCTCGGTCACGGTGATTGATCCGAGAAGCAGTCGTTGTACGGAAGAGAATTTTCCAACAGCCGACCACAGAATCATCGAGCATCCGGAAACTTATCTTGCGTCTACCCGCTTGCCTTCCCAAAGCTTCGTTCTAGTGATGACCCACAATTTTAATTGGGATCAAAAGATTTTACAGCATTTTCTTCATTGTCCTCCAGCTTATCTCGGGGTATTGGGACCAAGAAGAAGAACTGAACGATTGATTATAAATAAGTCTTTACCGGATATGATTCACTCCCCAATAGGAATAAATATTGGTGCAGAAGGACCTGAGGAAATAAGCATTAGTGTTATGGCGGAATTAATACAGGAGAGGAATCTTTCAAGAAAACAAAAAGAGTTGAATTGGGTCTAG
- a CDS encoding xanthine dehydrogenase family protein subunit M produces the protein MKPAVFEYHCPSTLEEALQLLDEYGYDAKIMSGGQSLIPMMNMRLARPKTLIDINHIKELNYIRVTDSDIQIGGLTRHYQLQQSKEIEQICPLITEGVKLIGHDQIRSRGTLGGSVVHADPTAELPVILSTLGATVTLASTEGSRTVTTDEFFMTFLTTTIEMNEMLVSVQIPRPSANTGFAIDEFTLRKGDFAIVLAAASVTLDEQGRVKSAVLGLGGVDGVPVILDEVTAGLIGYIPDRNLIAECCNKIGELVDPEPDIHASGEYRRDLCITYAARVLELAAERAIKQ, from the coding sequence GTGAAACCAGCGGTATTTGAGTATCATTGTCCATCAACGCTAGAGGAAGCTTTACAGTTATTGGATGAATATGGCTACGACGCCAAAATCATGTCGGGTGGACAAAGTCTAATCCCCATGATGAATATGCGTTTAGCTCGTCCTAAAACTTTAATTGATATCAATCATATTAAGGAACTGAATTATATTCGTGTTACGGATTCAGATATTCAGATAGGTGGATTAACACGGCATTACCAGCTTCAACAGTCCAAAGAAATTGAGCAGATTTGTCCTTTGATTACAGAAGGAGTGAAATTGATTGGTCATGATCAGATCCGATCTCGCGGGACGTTAGGAGGCAGTGTGGTACACGCCGATCCTACGGCGGAACTTCCAGTTATTCTTAGTACACTTGGAGCAACCGTTACACTTGCTTCAACCGAGGGGAGTCGAACGGTTACAACCGATGAGTTCTTTATGACCTTTTTAACAACCACGATCGAAATGAATGAGATGTTAGTATCGGTTCAAATTCCGCGTCCCTCTGCCAATACTGGATTTGCAATTGATGAGTTCACCTTGCGAAAAGGCGATTTTGCTATTGTTCTGGCAGCAGCATCCGTTACCTTGGATGAGCAGGGGAGGGTAAAATCAGCTGTTCTGGGATTGGGAGGGGTTGACGGAGTTCCTGTTATCTTAGATGAAGTGACGGCGGGGCTGATTGGCTATATTCCTGATCGTAATCTTATAGCTGAATGCTGTAATAAAATTGGAGAATTGGTTGATCCGGAACCTGATATTCATGCAAGTGGTGAGTATCGAAGAGATTTGTGTATCACGTATGCAGCGCGCGTATTGGAACTTGCGGCTGAAAGAGCGATTAAACAATAG
- a CDS encoding ABC transporter ATP-binding protein has translation MISVSGVNMRYVKEDKSVFEVLKNVNLDIRDHEFLSILGPSGCGKTTLLKMIDGLVKPSEGQIKINNQVIDKPGADRAVVFQNFVLLPWLTVLENVAFGLELRSINKKEREEIAFEYIKKVGLTNFAKQYPSQLSGGMQQRVGIARALAVNPDILLMDEPFGALDAQTRQILQEDLLRIWQGEKKTVIFVTHAMDEAVFLSDRVAVMATRPGYIKEIIDIDLPRDRDESIRKDPRFADLTVYMWDSLKKVMSEADTGFDVA, from the coding sequence ATGATTAGTGTCAGCGGGGTTAATATGCGATACGTTAAAGAGGATAAGAGCGTTTTTGAAGTGCTGAAGAACGTGAATTTGGACATTCGTGATCATGAGTTTTTGTCAATTCTAGGACCAAGCGGTTGCGGGAAAACGACGCTGTTAAAGATGATCGATGGGCTAGTGAAACCTAGTGAGGGGCAAATTAAGATCAATAATCAAGTAATCGATAAGCCCGGAGCGGATCGAGCGGTTGTTTTCCAAAACTTCGTCCTGCTTCCCTGGTTAACTGTCTTGGAGAATGTTGCCTTTGGTTTAGAGCTACGGTCTATTAATAAGAAAGAACGTGAAGAAATCGCCTTCGAATATATTAAAAAGGTCGGACTCACGAATTTCGCTAAACAGTACCCAAGCCAGCTGTCCGGAGGGATGCAGCAAAGAGTGGGAATTGCTCGCGCGCTAGCGGTCAATCCGGATATTCTCTTGATGGATGAGCCTTTTGGGGCTCTGGATGCGCAAACGCGTCAAATTTTGCAGGAAGATTTACTGCGGATTTGGCAGGGAGAAAAGAAAACGGTCATTTTCGTCACTCATGCGATGGATGAAGCCGTGTTCCTGTCGGATCGCGTAGCCGTCATGGCCACACGTCCAGGCTATATTAAAGAGATTATAGATATCGATCTGCCTCGTGACCGTGACGAATCGATTCGTAAAGATCCGAGATTTGCGGATTTAACAGTGTATATGTGGGATTCGTTGAAAAAAGTGATGTCTGAGGCAGACACCGGTTTTGATGTAGCATAA
- a CDS encoding response regulator transcription factor produces MTGQTIMVVEDDVEIREVIRLYLEKNNYRVIWAENGEDALSLTAAEQPDLVILDVLLPGRSGFEVCSELREISSVPILFLSCKKDEMDKIMGLNMGGDDYITKPFSPNELIARVQANLRRPHLAGSEVSEDQGQPSKLTIGSLHINTLSRVVRVDGEEVMLSRKEFELLSFLAYRPEQTFSHEQLFREIWDQECFNDTRTIIVHVSSLRKKIELGHPSPHYIVNVHGVGYRFAKVALELQPPHGKNRTPYQAPAE; encoded by the coding sequence GTGACTGGTCAAACCATTATGGTCGTTGAAGACGATGTCGAGATACGAGAGGTCATCCGACTATATTTGGAGAAAAACAATTATCGGGTCATTTGGGCGGAAAATGGGGAAGATGCACTCTCTTTGACCGCGGCGGAGCAGCCGGATTTGGTCATACTCGATGTACTGCTTCCCGGGCGAAGCGGGTTCGAGGTTTGCAGTGAGCTGCGTGAAATCTCATCCGTGCCGATCTTGTTTCTTAGCTGCAAGAAGGATGAAATGGATAAAATCATGGGGTTAAATATGGGTGGAGACGATTATATTACGAAACCCTTCAGTCCGAATGAGCTGATAGCCCGGGTGCAGGCCAACTTGCGCAGACCGCATCTGGCCGGCAGTGAGGTGTCAGAAGACCAGGGCCAGCCATCCAAGCTTACGATCGGTTCGCTTCATATCAACACCTTAAGCCGTGTGGTGAGGGTAGATGGGGAAGAGGTCATGTTGTCCCGCAAGGAGTTCGAACTTCTGAGCTTCCTCGCTTACCGTCCGGAGCAAACGTTCAGTCACGAGCAGCTGTTTCGGGAAATATGGGATCAGGAGTGCTTTAACGACACGCGAACAATTATTGTACATGTTAGCAGTCTCCGTAAAAAAATCGAGCTCGGCCATCCGTCCCCTCATTACATCGTCAACGTCCATGGTGTAGGGTACAGATTTGCCAAAGTGGCCCTCGAGCTTCAACCTCCTCATGGCAAAAACCGGACTCCTTACCAGGCACCGGCTGAGTGA